The nucleotide sequence AGCGTCCCCGACCGCGCCGCCCCCAGCGCGAGGCCTCCCAACGGCACGAGCAGCGCCACGTTCAGCCCCGTCCACAGGCTGCCCGGCCACCACAGCCGCCGCAGGAGGGGCAGCAGCGACGAGTACGGTTCCTCGGGAACGGACGCTCCCTCCCGCCGCTCGTCCTCCACCTCCAACACGGCGCGGCGTAGCCAGGCGTAGGCCGTCAGCGTCGCCGCCCCCAGCGTGAGCAGCGGCCACGACGCCACCAGCCACAGCACATTCACCACGATCAGGCGCGGGAGGTGATGCCACAGGCGGGGGGCTGCCGCCCGCCACACAAGAACCGCTCCCCGCATGGGGGTGAGGATAACGCCGTGCGAAGAGGTGAGGCCCCTACAGCCGTCAGTATAGAAAGAGGACGAAGAGGACCGCCAGCACGACCCCCACGACGAGGCCAAGTAGAAGTTCCGTGTCAAAACGTCGGAGAAGACGATTGGTAGGGGGTAAGAGCCGAAGGAAGAGTGGGAGGCTGGCAATGAGCGCGGGTGAGAGAAGTTTTTGCCATACAACGCCCTCTCGTAGTAAGAAGACCGCCAGGGTAAGCGCATAGCCCAACCCTGCGGTGCAAACAAGGACCGCAACCCGCCACCACCACTGTGGCCCCCGCTCCTCCCACTTCTCCATATGGGCAGCTAGAACTTTCCTCTGCGCCTCTCGCACCTCTTCCTCGGCGGCGCGTAACTCCGGGTCTTTCATCTCCCCGACCGTGGCGCACGCCGCCTTACTGACGGCTTAACTCACCACCGTTCCCACTCCCCCCAGCGCCGCGCTCACCGGCTCGCCCGCCCGCGCATCCCCGAAGATCACGCGCCGCACACCGCCCTGCACCGCCTCGGCAGCCCCAAGAACCTTTTTCTTCATGCGGTCCTGCGCGAACTCCAGATAGCTCTCCACGTCGTTCGCGGGAATCTCCCGAATCAGGCTCGCCTCGTCCGGGTAATCGCGCAGCAGGCCGGGCACGTTGGAGAGGAGCAGCAGGGCGTCGGCCTTCAGTGCAACCGCTAATGCGGCGGCGGCCCGGTCGCCGTCCACGTTGATCGCCACGCCCTCGTAGCTCGCGGCGGGGGGCGTCAGGACGGGCAGGTAGCCCGCGCCGAGGAGCAGGTTCACGAGGTCCACGTTCACCCGCTCGACCGTGCCCGTGTGGTCGCCGCGCAGGACCTTGACCTTGCCGTTCTCGACCGCCCGCACGGAGTCCTTGTGGCGGCCCTCGAAGATGCGCCCGTCCAGCCCGGAGAGGCCCACCGCGTTCACGCCGAGGCGTTGCAGCCGCTCGACGATGCCCTTGTTCATCTTGCCGCAGTACACCATCTCGAAGATTTCCAGCGTCTCGCGGTCCGTGAAGCGCGACGTGTAGCCGCTCGGGCTGGTGACGAAACGCGGCGGGTGCCCCAGCGCCTCGGCGATGCGGTTCGTCTCCCCGCTGCCCCCGTGGACGAGGACGAAGCGTTCCCCCGTCTTCCACCGCGCGGCGAGGTCGGCGCACACGGCGTCATAGTCGATTCCGGCGCTTCCGCCCACCTTGACGACGATCATGGGCGTCAGGATAGCGTCACCCCGCCAGCGCCCGGCGCGCGGCCAATCTCCAGCTCACGGCGAGGAGGACCGCGCCGAGCAGCACCGCCCCGCCCGCCCCCGCCGCGAAGGTGGGGGCCACGTCCCCCCCGCGCACGAAGGGCTGCGCGAGCAGCGGCGAGAGGAACTGCCCCAGGAAGACGCTCGCCGACAGCCCGCTCATCACCCGCCCGCGTGCGTGCGCCGGGGCGAGGTCCGCGAGGAAGGTGGTCAGGTTCGGTGTCACCAGCCCCGCCCCCGCCCCACCGACGATCAGGCCGGGGACGACCCAGAGGGCGGAGGGCGCGAGGCTCACCATCGCCCATCCCACCGCCAGCGCGAGCAGGCTCAGCCCCGCCGTGCGGGTCGGCGTGCGCGTGCCACCGCGCCGCGCGAACCACAGGGCCGCGACCCCGCCCGACAAGGTGCTGATGCCCATCACGAAGCCCGTCCACGCCGGGGGAACGCCCAGCCCGCCCAGCCTGTAGGGAAGCTGGGTCGGCATCAGGTAGAAGACGACCATGTACGCCAGCGCAACCGCGTAGGCCGGGAGGACCGTGCGCCACGGCACCCGCTCGCTCGCCGCCTCCGCCGTGGCCGGACCCGCCGCCTCCCCGCGCGGCAGCCGCAGCGCCAGCGGCACGATGAGCAGGGCCGCGAGGTACACCGCGAAGGGGGCACGCCACCCCACCTCCGCCAGCAGCCCACCCAGCGGCAGGAAGATCACCCCGCCGAGGCTGGTGAAGGCACTCTGCACCCCCAGGAACCGTGCCCGCTCCGTTCCCGCGAACAGGTCCGCCACGAGCGCCGCCCCCGCCGTCATCGTCGCCCCCACCGCGAGGCCGAGCAGCACCCGCCCCAGCATCAGCGTCGTGAGGTCGGGCGCGTACAGCCCACTCGACCCCGCCAGCGCGTAGAGCAGCATCGCCCCGACCAGCACAGGCCGCCGCCCCACCCGGTCGGTGAGATATCCGCTCAGCGGCGCACTCACCGCGATGGCGAGACCCACCACCGTCACCGTCAGCCGCACGAGGACATCGGCGTTCGGCAACCCCGCGAAATGCTCCTGCATTGCGGGCAGCGAGGGCGCGATGGTCGCCCCGCTCATGATCGTCAGCGCGGCGGTGAGCAGCAGCGTCAACCGCGTGAGCCACGGCACGCCGGGGGAGGAGGTGGGGGAGACCGTCATACTCCCGACTCTGCGCCTTCAGTCGCAGGTCAACCGTGCGTTCCCACGGCGGGGACAACTCACACAGGAGGAGAGCACAAGCCCGTCTGCCCTGCTGGCGGCTGGAAGCTGGCCGCTGGCGGCTTCCTCACAACCCGAACACCCCCCGCTGCCCCGGCTGCACGAGGTCCACATACTCCCGGTGCTCGCGGATGTAATTTGCCACGAAGGGGCACATGGGCACGACCTGCCGCCCCTGGGTGCGGGCGTCGTCCAGCGCGGCGCGGACGAGGGTGCTTCCCAGACCCTGCCCCTCGTGGCCCTCCTCGATCTCGGTGTGGGTGAACATCACCGCGCTTCCGGCGGGGCGGTACTCGGCGAAGCCCACCACCCGCCCGTCCTGCGTGATCTCGTAGCGGCGGGCGGCCTCGTTGTTCGTCACCTGCGCGTCTGGGGTCATGGCTCAGCGTACAACCCGGCCTCCAGGAAGGGGACCGTAGCGAACGCGACCGCCTGCCGCCACACGTCCGCCCGCGTCACAAAGCCCCGGCTGAGCGCCCCGAAACTCCCCACGCCGCGATTCACGTCCACCGTGCCCAGCAACTCGTCCATCACCCGGCCCAGTTCCTCGCCCGCCCGGACGCGCGCCACGACGACGGGCGGCAGCCGCACCTCCGCCGACCGTGCCACCTCCACCCGTCCCCCGCGCGCCACGGCCACGAACCCGAAGAGCCGTCCCTCCTCCCCCTCGAAGGTGACGCCGCCCTCCAGCCCCACGCCCCAGTCCGCGCCCACGAGGGCCGCCCGCGCCCGGTTCACCGCCCCCTCGCGTGTCTGCGCCTCCCCGACGGGCTGCCCCGGCACGCCGCTCGGCACGTCCACCCCCTCCACCTCGGCGTCCGGCCACCATGCCCCGAACACGTCCCGCACGGGCCGCACCTTCGCCGGGTTCCGGCTCCCCACATGGACCCTCACGCTTCGTCCCCCTCCGGCCAGTCGCCGAGCAGACGCCGCAGCAACGCCACCTGCCCCCAGTGGTAGGCGTTGTGCGCCGCGAGGTCGGTCAGCACGTCGCGCGCCCGGCTGGACGGGTCGCCCGCGAGAACCTGCGCCTCCGCCAGTCCCAGGGTGAGGTCGTCCACGAGTCGCCGGAAGCCCTCCTCGGTCGTGGGCGGATCAGGCCAAACGTCCAATCCCTCCGGCCACGTCTGCCGCCCCCCCGACGCGAGGTCGAGGCTCGCCCGGCCCGTCACGGCGAGGTGGGTCAGCACGTCCGCGAGCGTGTACGGCACGCCCGGCACGGCCCGCGAGGCGACTGCGAGAGTCAGCCCGTCCAGCAACTGCGACGGCTCACGAAAGGCGGACCCGCCTGCGAGGGAGGCTTGGAGGAGGTTCATGCGCTCAGGCTAGGGCATACGGAGTCGCCAGCATCCAGTCGCCAGAAAAACCGGGGTCGGGTCCGGTCCGTGCTGAGGAGGGTGTCCGCAGAAGACGCAGAAGGCAGAAGGC is from Deinococcus sp. YIM 134068 and encodes:
- a CDS encoding [LysW]-aminoadipate kinase — protein: MIVVKVGGSAGIDYDAVCADLAARWKTGERFVLVHGGSGETNRIAEALGHPPRFVTSPSGYTSRFTDRETLEIFEMVYCGKMNKGIVERLQRLGVNAVGLSGLDGRIFEGRHKDSVRAVENGKVKVLRGDHTGTVERVNVDLVNLLLGAGYLPVLTPPAASYEGVAINVDGDRAAAALAVALKADALLLLSNVPGLLRDYPDEASLIREIPANDVESYLEFAQDRMKKKVLGAAEAVQGGVRRVIFGDARAGEPVSAALGGVGTVVS
- a CDS encoding MFS transporter, producing MTVSPTSSPGVPWLTRLTLLLTAALTIMSGATIAPSLPAMQEHFAGLPNADVLVRLTVTVVGLAIAVSAPLSGYLTDRVGRRPVLVGAMLLYALAGSSGLYAPDLTTLMLGRVLLGLAVGATMTAGAALVADLFAGTERARFLGVQSAFTSLGGVIFLPLGGLLAEVGWRAPFAVYLAALLIVPLALRLPRGEAAGPATAEAASERVPWRTVLPAYAVALAYMVVFYLMPTQLPYRLGGLGVPPAWTGFVMGISTLSGGVAALWFARRGGTRTPTRTAGLSLLALAVGWAMVSLAPSALWVVPGLIVGGAGAGLVTPNLTTFLADLAPAHARGRVMSGLSASVFLGQFLSPLLAQPFVRGGDVAPTFAAGAGGAVLLGAVLLAVSWRLAARRALAG
- a CDS encoding GNAT family N-acetyltransferase, with protein sequence MTPDAQVTNNEAARRYEITQDGRVVGFAEYRPAGSAVMFTHTEIEEGHEGQGLGSTLVRAALDDARTQGRQVVPMCPFVANYIREHREYVDLVQPGQRGVFGL
- the yjjX gene encoding inosine/xanthosine triphosphatase; the encoded protein is MRVHVGSRNPAKVRPVRDVFGAWWPDAEVEGVDVPSGVPGQPVGEAQTREGAVNRARAALVGADWGVGLEGGVTFEGEEGRLFGFVAVARGGRVEVARSAEVRLPPVVVARVRAGEELGRVMDELLGTVDVNRGVGSFGALSRGFVTRADVWRQAVAFATVPFLEAGLYAEP
- a CDS encoding damage-inducible protein DinB → MNLLQASLAGGSAFREPSQLLDGLTLAVASRAVPGVPYTLADVLTHLAVTGRASLDLASGGRQTWPEGLDVWPDPPTTEEGFRRLVDDLTLGLAEAQVLAGDPSSRARDVLTDLAAHNAYHWGQVALLRRLLGDWPEGDEA